In Sphingobacteriaceae bacterium, the following proteins share a genomic window:
- the nusA gene encoding transcription termination factor NusA, producing the protein MSLEFISALEALERERGIDMDTLIEALEAALISAYRRNFGSAQLVEVQIDRERGDIRVIARKKVVDEVSDESLEIDLEEARRVNPDAQVGDEIQLEVTPKDFGRIAAQTARQVVVQRIREAERGLVYEEFANREGDIITGVVRRVHGRNVFVDLGRTEAILLPSEQIPGEYYRQGERIKTYIVEVKRTTKGPQVVVSRSHPGLLKRLFELEVPEIHEGLVEIKQIAREAGARSKVAVASRDINVDPVGACVGPRGSRVQSVVNELKGEKIDIIRWSDDTEQMLANALSPARVLRVITNPEEKVAQVIVPDDQLSLAIGREGQNARLAAKLTGWKIDIKSESQAGEDPALSGDEERWVPQAADTAEAAEEGELVWDPTASAPETSVDDEDEEAGERAEAGEDQVEETGDDDASAAAGREE; encoded by the coding sequence TTGAGCCTTGAATTTATCAGCGCCTTGGAAGCCTTGGAGCGGGAACGCGGCATCGATATGGACACTTTGATCGAAGCCCTGGAGGCGGCCTTGATTTCCGCCTACCGGCGAAACTTCGGCTCCGCCCAGTTGGTGGAGGTCCAGATCGACCGGGAACGGGGCGACATCCGCGTCATCGCCCGGAAAAAGGTAGTCGACGAGGTCAGCGACGAAAGCCTGGAAATCGATTTGGAGGAAGCCCGGCGCGTCAATCCCGATGCCCAGGTGGGCGACGAGATCCAATTGGAAGTCACCCCTAAGGACTTCGGCCGCATCGCCGCCCAGACGGCGCGGCAGGTGGTGGTCCAGCGCATCCGGGAAGCGGAGCGGGGCTTGGTTTACGAGGAATTCGCCAACCGGGAAGGGGACATCATCACCGGGGTGGTGCGGCGGGTTCACGGGCGCAACGTCTTCGTGGACCTGGGCCGGACCGAAGCCATCCTGCTCCCCTCGGAGCAGATTCCCGGCGAGTACTACCGCCAGGGGGAGCGCATCAAGACCTACATCGTGGAGGTCAAGCGGACCACCAAAGGCCCCCAGGTGGTGGTCTCCCGGAGCCACCCGGGCCTGCTGAAGCGCCTCTTTGAGCTAGAAGTGCCGGAGATTCACGAGGGCCTGGTGGAGATCAAGCAGATCGCCCGGGAGGCGGGCGCCCGCTCCAAGGTGGCCGTGGCCTCCCGCGACATCAACGTGGACCCCGTGGGAGCCTGCGTAGGCCCTAGGGGCAGCCGGGTCCAGTCGGTGGTCAACGAGCTCAAGGGCGAGAAGATCGACATCATCCGCTGGTCCGACGACACGGAGCAGATGCTGGCCAACGCCTTGAGCCCCGCCCGGGTGCTGCGGGTCATCACCAACCCCGAGGAGAAGGTGGCCCAGGTCATCGTCCCCGACGATCAACTTTCCCTGGCCATCGGCCGGGAAGGGCAGAACGCCCGGCTGGCCGCCAAGCTGACGGGCTGGAAGATCGACATCAAGAGCGAAAGCCAGGCGGGCGAGGATCCGGCCCTGTCCGGCGACGAGGAGCGGTGGGTGCCCCAGGCGGCGGACACCGCGGAGGCTGCCGAGGAAGGCGAACTGGTGTGGGATCCCACCGCATCGGCCCCTGAGACCTCGGTGGACGACGAAGATGAAGAGGCCGGTGAAAGGGCCGAGGCCGGTGAAGACCAGGTGGAAGAGACGGGGGACGACGATGCTTCCGCCGCGGCCGGCCGGGAGGAGTAA